A window of the Rhizobium brockwellii genome harbors these coding sequences:
- a CDS encoding NADPH-dependent FMN reductase, which yields MQTPTRLAVIYGSTREGRICDRVVKWLTQELVRFPQFDMDIIDPLDFALPVNRDTTHPEIDRLAGRLGVADAFIIVTPEYNHSFTAPLKSIIDLFFEPWQGKPVAFVSYGGISGGLRAVEQLRLVFAELHAVTIRDSVSFAAPWNRFDTEGRLDNPADTIRLLDRMMTRLEWWTRALVTARSDRPYTDTERRASFQTR from the coding sequence ATGCAAACACCCACCAGGCTGGCTGTCATCTATGGGAGCACGAGAGAGGGCCGCATCTGCGACCGGGTGGTCAAATGGCTGACGCAGGAGCTCGTCCGCTTCCCGCAATTTGATATGGATATCATCGACCCGCTCGATTTCGCGCTGCCGGTCAACCGTGACACGACGCACCCCGAAATCGACAGGCTCGCCGGCCGGCTTGGCGTGGCCGACGCCTTCATCATCGTCACGCCGGAATACAATCACAGCTTCACCGCCCCGTTGAAGTCGATCATCGATCTCTTCTTCGAGCCCTGGCAGGGCAAGCCGGTCGCCTTCGTTTCCTATGGCGGCATCTCCGGCGGCCTGCGCGCCGTCGAACAGCTGCGGCTCGTCTTTGCCGAACTGCACGCCGTGACGATCCGCGATTCGGTGAGCTTTGCCGCACCTTGGAACCGCTTCGACACGGAGGGACGGCTCGACAATCCCGCCGACACAATCCGCTTGCTCGATCGGATGATGACGAGGCTGGAATGGTGGACACGGGCACTCGTCACTGCCCGCAGCGATCGTCCCTACACTGACACAGAGCGCCGCGCGTCTTTTCAGACGCGCTAA
- a CDS encoding YkoF family thiamine/hydroxymethylpyrimidine-binding protein — protein sequence MFSGAQVSLYPMSGNFVGIILDAVKALDPYRDRLRIETDDISTLLVGPPDILFAAMHDLFVAAAKTGEHCVLSAAVSRGCPGEPDDAICGVNPSLGQAEPLADRIRAALAAVEITAETGHPTAAQFSLYVMGTGTHMDEIYGCIDFLKRSGTFDRAKNFCTRLSGDAGAVFATIREAFYRFGDPEGHVTLDVTVSANSPTKV from the coding sequence ATGTTCTCAGGCGCACAAGTGTCACTCTATCCGATGTCCGGCAATTTCGTCGGCATCATTCTCGATGCCGTCAAGGCGCTCGATCCCTATCGCGACCGGCTGCGCATCGAGACCGATGACATCTCCACGCTGCTGGTCGGACCGCCTGACATTCTCTTCGCCGCCATGCACGATCTATTCGTCGCCGCTGCAAAGACCGGCGAGCATTGCGTGCTGTCCGCCGCCGTTTCACGCGGCTGCCCCGGCGAGCCCGACGACGCCATTTGCGGCGTCAACCCTTCCCTCGGTCAGGCGGAGCCGCTTGCCGACCGCATAAGAGCCGCACTTGCCGCCGTTGAAATCACCGCCGAGACCGGACACCCGACCGCTGCGCAATTCTCGCTCTACGTCATGGGCACCGGTACCCATATGGACGAGATCTATGGCTGCATCGACTTCCTGAAGCGCTCCGGCACTTTCGACCGCGCCAAGAATTTTTGCACCAGGCTTTCTGGTGATGCCGGCGCGGTCTTCGCCACCATTCGCGAGGCCTTCTATCGCTTCGGCGACCCCGAGGGACATGTTACCCTCGATGTCACGGTTTCCGCAAACAGCCCGACGAAGGTCTGA
- a CDS encoding ABC transporter permease: MTPSKPSDSRLAALRAALYRGIPALFAGCAFLAAWELYVDLSGIKPSILPAPSRIVVQGWLNREALIANTWPTLGATLGGFALSLAFAFAASILMDFVPFMRRALLPIFIASQTLPLVAIAPLVVLWFGFGLLPKVLLVALVTFFPLLVALLQGYESTDRDIAELLNSMKASRWRIFRLARLPSSLPYCFAGLRISITYAVVGAIFAEYAGAARGLGIYILNAKNNFRPDLVLAAVVVSAVLTLCLFGATLMVQRLVMPWQPTAEQRR; the protein is encoded by the coding sequence ATGACACCGTCAAAACCATCGGATTCGCGCCTTGCCGCGCTCCGCGCCGCTCTCTACCGGGGCATACCCGCCTTGTTCGCCGGCTGCGCCTTCTTGGCGGCATGGGAACTCTATGTCGATCTCTCCGGCATCAAGCCGTCCATCCTGCCGGCGCCGTCGCGTATCGTCGTCCAGGGCTGGCTGAACCGCGAGGCGCTGATCGCTAACACCTGGCCGACGCTCGGCGCGACACTCGGAGGTTTCGCCCTGTCGCTTGCCTTCGCCTTCGCCGCCTCGATCCTCATGGATTTCGTGCCCTTCATGCGCCGGGCATTGCTGCCGATCTTCATCGCCAGCCAGACCCTGCCGCTGGTGGCGATCGCGCCTCTCGTCGTCCTCTGGTTCGGCTTCGGCCTGTTGCCGAAGGTCCTGCTGGTGGCGCTCGTCACCTTCTTCCCGCTGCTCGTCGCCTTGCTGCAGGGCTATGAATCGACCGACCGCGACATCGCCGAATTGCTGAATTCGATGAAGGCGAGCCGCTGGCGCATTTTCCGCCTGGCACGGCTTCCCTCCTCGCTGCCCTATTGCTTCGCCGGCCTGCGGATCTCGATCACCTATGCCGTCGTCGGCGCGATCTTTGCCGAATATGCCGGCGCCGCCCGCGGCCTCGGCATCTATATCCTCAACGCCAAGAACAATTTCCGTCCCGATCTCGTACTCGCCGCCGTCGTCGTCAGCGCCGTGCTGACACTCTGCCTCTTCGGAGCGACGCTGATGGTCCAGCGCCTCGTCATGCCCTGGCAGCCAACCGCGGAGCAGCGCCGATGA
- a CDS encoding ABC transporter ATP-binding protein, with the protein MNDGMVELRNISKSFDGMKVLGDISLTVADGEFVSIVGPSGSGKSTVLRLLTQALRPDSGSMLFKGVPLEQAPHSFAFMPQRDALMPWRRIIDNAALGLEVKGMSRRAARTAVAPLFESFGLAGFEHHYPSELSGGMRQRAALLRTVVQTQDMLLLDEPFGALDALTRTQIQEWLQGMWTEHRWTALLITHDVREAVFLSDRIYVLSARPARIIREFRVPLPRPRSIADLGSPAAQAIETEILQTLLHPLEQDDFRPVGLKSESCSNLKS; encoded by the coding sequence ATGAACGATGGAATGGTCGAATTGCGCAACATCTCGAAGTCCTTCGACGGTATGAAGGTGCTGGGCGATATTTCGCTCACCGTCGCAGACGGCGAGTTCGTTTCGATCGTCGGTCCCTCCGGCTCCGGAAAATCGACGGTGCTGCGACTGCTGACCCAGGCGCTTCGACCCGATTCCGGCAGCATGCTTTTCAAGGGCGTGCCGCTGGAACAGGCGCCGCATTCCTTCGCCTTCATGCCGCAACGCGATGCGCTGATGCCCTGGCGCCGGATCATCGACAATGCGGCACTCGGTCTCGAGGTGAAAGGCATGAGCCGTCGTGCGGCCCGCACCGCCGTCGCGCCGCTGTTCGAGAGCTTCGGCCTTGCCGGCTTCGAACACCACTATCCCTCCGAACTATCCGGCGGCATGCGCCAGCGCGCCGCGCTGCTGCGTACCGTCGTCCAGACCCAGGACATGCTGCTGCTCGACGAACCTTTCGGCGCGCTCGACGCGCTGACGCGCACGCAGATCCAGGAATGGCTGCAGGGCATGTGGACCGAGCACCGCTGGACGGCGCTGCTGATCACCCATGATGTTCGCGAGGCCGTGTTCCTCTCCGACCGGATCTACGTGCTTTCCGCCCGTCCGGCGCGTATCATCCGTGAATTCCGCGTTCCCCTGCCCCGTCCGAGAAGCATCGCCGATCTCGGCTCGCCGGCGGCCCAGGCGATCGAAACCGAAATCCTGCAAACCCTGCTTCATCCGCTAGAACAGGATGATTTTAGGCCGGTCGGCCTAAAATCTGAATCCTGTTCTAATTTAAAGAGTTAG